In Kutzneria kofuensis, the DNA window GCACGCTGCCCGGCTTCAACGGCTTCCCTTGCACGGCAACGGTTCCGGTGTCGGCGGCCCGCAGCCCGACGATGACCTCGCCGAGCTCGACCTTGCCGCTGCTGGCCGAGCCGGCGATGCCGACCACCTCGCCCTTGCGGATCGACAGGTCGATGCCGCTGAAGTGCTTGCCGAGAGCCAGCCCTTTGACGTCCAAAATGGACTGTCCACCGACCGCCGGCCGGGCCGAACCGGAGCCGAGCCCGACCGCCTCGCCGGTCATCGCCTCCACCAGCTGGTCCTTGGACAGGTCGGCCACCGGACTGGTGACGATGTGCCGGGCGTCCCGGAACACCGTCACCGTCTGGCAGATCTCGAAGATCTCCTGGAGGTGGTGGGAGATGAACAGGAACGTCACGCCGGCGGCCCGCAGCGAGCGCATCCGCTCGAAGAGACGCTCGATCGCCGGGCCGTCCAGCTGCGCGGTCGGCTCGTCCAGGATGATGAACTTGGCCCCGAACGACAGCGCCCGGGCGATCTCGACCAGCTGCCGCTGCTCGACCGTGAGGTCGGCGGCGTCGGCGTTGGGATCGACGTCGACGCCGTACTCGGACAACAGGTCGCCCGCCGTGCGACGCAGTCGGGACCAGCTGATCACCGGTCCGCCGTCGAGATTCTGCCGGTTGATGAACAGGTTCTCGGCGACGGTCAGGGTCGGGATGATGGTGGACTTCTGGTAGACGCACGCCACCTTGGTCCGCCACGCCTGACGGTCGGACAGCGGCGGCGCCGGCTCACCGCGGAACGTGATCTCCCCGCTGTCCGGTCGGCTCAGACCGGTCAGCATGGAGACCAGGGTGGACTTGCCGGCGCCGTTGCGTCCGACCAACGCGTGCGTCTCCCCGTCGGCGACGGTGATGTGCACATCGTCGAGCGCGACGGTCTGCCCGAACCGTTTGGTGATGTTGCTGGCCTCGACTGCGTTCATCACTTGGCTACCTGGTTGCCCCAGAGGCTCTTGTCGTCCACGTTGTCCTTGGTCACCAGCGGGGCCGGCAGCTGGTCCTCCAGCTGGCCGCCGCCGACGTCCAGGATCGTGCTGTTGTGGTCGGTCGCGCCCGGCTTGAACGTCTTGCCCTCGACCGCGGCCTTGGCGTAGAACAGCGCCCACTTCGCGTACAGGTCGGCCGGCTGCGACACGGTGGCGTCGATCTGGCCCTGCCGGATCGCGTCGAACTCCTGCGGGATGCCGTCGTTGGAGACGATCGTGATGTGGCCGGGCTGGCCGGCCGGGATCAGGTGGTTGGTGGACTTCAGCAGCTGCAGCGTCGCGGCCAGGAACGCGCCGCCGGCCTGCATGTAGATGCCGTTGATGTCCGGGTTGGCGGTGAGGTCGGTCTGCAGCGCGGCCGACGCCTTGGCGCCCTCCCAGTTCGTCGGCTCGGCGAGCACGGTGATGCCCGGGTAGTTCTGCTTCATGCAGTCGCCGAACGCCTCAGAGCGGTCGCGGCCGTTGATCGAGGACAGGTCGCCCTCGAACTCCACGACCTTGCCCTTGCCCTGGAGCTTCTCGCCGAGGTACTTGCAGGCCTTCTCGCCGTACGCCTTGTTGTCCGCGCGGACGACCATGTAGGCGCCGCCCTTGTCCGGCCGGGTGTCCACCGTGACGACCGGGATCTTCTGCTGGTTGAGCTGGGTGATGGTGCTGGCGATGGCGCCGGTGTCCTGCGGGGCCATCACGATGGCCTTGGCCCCCTGCGCGGTCAGCGCCTGCACGTTGGACACCAGCTTGGTGATGTCGTTCTGCGAGTTGGTCGGGGTCATCAGGTTGATGCCAAGGTCCTTGGCCATCGTCGGCACGTACTTGTTGTACGAGTTCCAGAAGTCCGTGTCGGCGCGGGGGAAGTCCACGCCGATCGGCCCGACGCTGCCGCTGTCGCCGCCACCGGCGGCGTCGCCTCTGTTGCAGGCGGCCAGCGTGCCGGCGAGCGCTACGCACACCGCGACGGTGAGGATGCTGCGCTTGTCCATCGTTCCTCGTTTCGTTCTAGCTCGGCGGCCGAAGGCGCAGGCCGTACATGCCGCCGTCCACCGCGAGCACGGTGCCGGCGGTCGATCCCGACAGGGGGCTGGCGAGGTAGCAGATCGCATGTGCGACCTCGTCAGCGGAAACGAGCCGCCCGGACGGCTGGCGCGCCTGTAGCGCGGCCCGTTCGGCGGCGGGGTCGGGCGCCGCGTCGAGCAGCCGGCCGACCCAGGGTGTGTCCACGGTGCCGGGCGCGACGGCGTTGACCCGGATGCCCTCCCGCACGTGGTCAGCGGCCATCGCCAGCGTCAGCCCGTACACCGCGCCCTTGCTGGCGGAGTACAGGGCGCGCTGCGGCAGCCCGGCCCACGCGGCGATGGAGCAGGTGTTGACGATCGCGGCCGACGGCGACTGCCGCAGCCACGGCAGCGCGGCCCGGCTCACCCGGGCCATGCCGATCACGTTGACGTCCAGCACCTGGTGCCACTGCGCGTCGTCGTTGGCGGCGACGTCACCCTGCGCGCCGATGCCGGCGTTGTTGATCACGATGTCGATCCGGCCGAAGCGCTCGGCGGCGTCCGCGACCGCGGCCCGCACCGAGGCGTCATCCGTTACGTCGCACCGGATTCCGACCAGCGGCTCGGTGACCTGGTCGGGATTGATGTCCAACGCCGCGACACGGGCGCCGCGGGCGGCCAGCAGTTCCGCCGTCGCGCGGCCGATTCCGGACGCGCCGCCGGTGACGATCGCCGCCAGGCCGGCAAAATCCGTCATGCCACAACCTCCGTCCACACGGGACCGTCCGGATACACGTACCGGCTCAGCGTCTCCTCGTGCAACCGTGCGGAGAAGCCCGGCTGGGCCGGCGCGAGGTACCGGCCGCCGACGACCGATGCCGGATCCGTGAAGTGCTCGTGCAGGTGGTCCACCCACTCGATGACCCGGCCGTCCAGCGAAGCGGACACCGCGGCGTAGTCGAAGAAGGACAGGTGCCGCACCAGCTCGCACAGCCCGACGCCGCCCGCGTGCGGGCACACCGGCACACCGAACTTGGCCGCCAGCAACAGGATCGCGATGTTCTCGTTGACGCCGCCGACCCGGCAGGCGTCGATCTGCACGACGTCGATCGCGCCGGCCTGCAGAAGTTGCTTGAACACGACGCGGTTCTGCACGTGCTCGCCGGTGGCGATCTTGATCGGGGCCAGCGCGTCGGCGATCGCCCGGTGCGCCAGCACGTCGTCCGGCGAGGTCGGCTCCTCGATCCAGTACGGCGAGTACGGCGCCAGCTCGCGCATCCAGCGGATCGCCACGTCGGTGTCCCACCGCTGGTTGGCGTCCACCGCGACGCGCACGCCGGCCCCGACGACCTCGCGGGCCAGCTTCATCCGCCGCACGTCGTCGTCGAGGTCGCCGCCGACCTTGAGCTTGATCATGTTGAAGCCCTCGGCGATGGCCTGCTTGGCCAGCCGGGTCAGCTTCTCGTCCGAATAGCCCAGCCAGCCCGGTGACGTGGTGTACGCCGGGAAGCCCTGCTCGGTCAGCTGCGCGATGCGGCCGGCCCGGGTCGGCTCGGCCTTGCGCAGGATGGACAGCGCCTCGTCCGGGGTCAGCGCGTCGGACAGGTAGCGGAAGTCGACCAGCCCGACGATCTCCTCCGGCGTCATGCCGGCCAGGAAACGCCACAGCGGCAGGCCGGCGCGGCGCGAGGCGAGGTCCCACGCGGCGTTGACCACCGCGCCGATCGCCATGTGCACGACGCCCTTCTCCGGGCCGAGCCAGCGCAGCTGCGAGTCGCCGATCAGTTCGGCGGACAGCGCGGCCAGCGCCGCGGCGTCCTCCGGCACCGGCCGGCCGACCACGTGCGGGGCCAGCGCGCGGATGGCGGCGGCCTGCACGTCGTTGCCACGGCCGATGGTGAAGGCCAGGCCGTAGCCGTCGGGTCCCTCGTCGGTGCGCAGGGTTACGTAGGCGGCCGAGTAGTCCGGGTCCGGGTTCATCGCGTCGGACCCGTCCAGCTCCAGCGACGTGGGGAACCGGATGTCCAGCACGTCGAGTGCGACGACGCGGGCCATCTCAGGCCGCCCCGAAGGTCTGCCGCTGCTTGCCGAGGCCGTCGATCTCGAGTTCGACGACATCGCCCGCGCGCAGGTACGGCTTGGGGTCCGGCTGGCCCAGCGCGACGCCGGCCGGAGTGCCGGTATTGATCAGGTCGCCGGGGCGCAGCACCATGAACTGGCTGAGGTAGCGGATCACCTCGGCGACGGGGAAGATCATGTTCTTGGTGGAGGAGTCCTGCTTCAGCTCGCCGTTCACCCACAGCCGCAGCCCGAGGCGCTGCGGGTCGCCGACATCCTCGGCGGGCACCAGGTACGGTCCGAGCGGGTTGAAAGTTTCACAGTTCTTGCCCTTGTCCCAGGTGCCGCCGCGCTCGGTCTGGAACTCCCGCTCGGAGACGTCGTGCGAGAGCACGTAGCCGGCGACGCAGGCCAGCGCCTCCTCGTCGGTGTCGAGGTAGCGGGCCGTCCGGCCGATGACGACGCCGAGCTCGACCTCCCAGTCCGTCTTCACGGACCTGCGCGGCACGAGCACCTCGTCGTACGGGCCGACCACGGTGTCCGGCGTCTTGAGGAACACCACCGGCTCCGCGGGCGTGGCCGCGCCGGTCTCCTCGGCGTGGTCGGAGTAGTTCAGCCCGATGCAGACGATCTTGCCGATGCCGGTCAGCGGCGGGCCGACCCGCAGGCCAGTGTCGTCCATGACGGGCAGCTCACCGGCGGTGAGGGCCGCTCGGACCCTGGCCACGCCGTCGCCGCCGAGGAAGGCTCCGTCGATGTCCGCCGTCACCGGGGTGAGGTCGTGGATGACGCCCTCCTCGGTGCGGACGGCGGGGCGCTCGCTACCGGGAGCGCCGAGGCGCAGCAGCTGCACGGAGGGTTCCTCCTCGCTCGTACCAAAAGACCTCCGATGTATATCCGCTGAGTCCGGGGAAGTCCAGACTCGTGCCGGGAACATTGACCTAACTGATCCGATGACTCCATGGGGTGGCTGTGGCGAATACCGAGGGTTACCTGGTCGGCGTGGACGCCGGGGGGACCACGACGCGGGCCCTCGTGGCCGACCTGAGCGGGGGCCGGGTGGGCACCGGCCGAGCCGGCGGGGCGAACCCGAACTCGCATCCGCCGGAGGTGGCCGCCGAGCAGGTGGCGGCATCCATCGCCGCCGCGCTGGCGTCCGCGGGCGTGCCGGCCGACCGGGTGCGTGCCGGCGTCCTGGGCTTGGCCGGCGCGAGCAAGCTGGCCGACGACCGGGTCGCCGCGCTGTTCGACGCCGCCTGGCACGGAGCCGGCCTCAAATGCGGCCTTCGTGTCGTCACCGACGCGGAGGCCGCCTTCGCGGCGGGCACGGCGTCGTCCGACGGCACGGTCCTGGTGGCCGGCACCGGCTCGGCGGCGGCCCGGATCGTGAACCGCCGTCAGGTGGCGATCGCCGGCGGCTTCGGCTGGCTGCTCGGCGACGAAGGTTCGGCGTTCTGGCTCGGCCGGCAGAGCGTGCGGGCAACACTGCGGACGCTGGCCACCGGCGCGGCGCTGGGCGTGTTGGCGCGGAGCGTGCTGTCCAGCGTGCTGGCGATCCAGGACGTGAGCGGCGATCCGGTGCTGCGGCGCTCGGTGGTGTCACGGCTGATCACCGCCGTGAACGCCGAGCCGCCGATCCACCTGGCCCGGCTGGCGCCGCTGGTCGCGGCGGCCGCCGAGGCGCACGACCCGCTGGCCGGCGAGATCGTCGACGAGGCGGTGGAGTGGCTGGTGCGGACCGCCCGTGACGCCCGCTCCGCCGGCGAGCGGACGCCGGTCGTGGTCATCGGCAGCGTCGCCGCGAGCGGCGGGGTCCTCGGGGAACGGCTCCGCACGGCGTTGGAGGAGGCCTGCGGCGGCGAGGTGTCGGTGGCCCAGGACGGAGCCGCCGGGGCGGCGTGGCTGGCGTCGCTGGAACTACTCGGCCCGGCGGCCCTGTCGCTACGGCCCCAACTACTAGACGAGTAAGTCCTAAGTCCGGGCGGTGGCTGAAGACGGACGAAGGGTGTTCAAGATCAGTTTGTGACGACCGACCTGAACACCCTTCTGACCGCACTCTACGTCAAGATCGACGACCACCTCGGCAGGCCCACCCGGACCGGACGCCCACCCCGACTCACCGACGCCGAACTGCTCACCCTCGCCGTCGCCCAAGCCCTGCTCGGCATCCGCTCCGAAGCCCGCTGGCTGCGGTTTCTCCCTCGCCACCTACCCGGCGCTTTCACTTACCTGCCCCAGCAATCCGGCTACAACAAACGCCTGCGCAACGCCGTCCCACTGCTCAAACACGTCATCCGCATGCTTGCCCTCGACACCGACCTGTGGACCGACGCCACCTGGATCGTCGACTCCACCCCGGTCGAGTGCGGCCGCTCCCGCGAAACTGCCAAACGCTCCGAACTCGCCGGCTGGGCCGGCTACGGCTACTGCTCATCGCACTCACGGTTCTTCTGGGGACTGCGTCTGCACCTGATCTGTACCCCGCCCGGGCTCCCGATCACCTGGGCGCTGGCGCACCCGAAACTCGACGAACGCCAGGTGTTGATGGCGATCCTGGACCACGACCCCACCGTGCTGGCCGACCGACCGGGCCTACTGATCATCGCCGACAAGGGCTACGTCTCCCGCGAACTGGACGCCTACCTGACCGAACGCGGGGTGCGGCTGCTGCGCCCGTCCTACCGCAACCGCACCCCACACCCGGCCCAACACCTGCTCAAACCCGTACGACAACTCATCGAGTCGGTCAACGACACCCTCAAAGGCCAGCTCGACCTGGAGTTGCACGGCGGCCGCACCATCGACGGTGTGACCGCCCGCATCGCCCAACGCCTGCTCGCGCTGACCGCCGCGATCTGGCACAACCGGGCCACCGGCCAGCCCGTCACACGATTCCTGATCGCGTTCGACCACTGATCAGTTAGGACTTACTCGTCTAGGCGCCTAACTTCTCCGGATCGGCCCTGGCCTGCAGGGCAGCCGCCCGGGCGGGGTCGCCGATGTCCTCGTACAGGGCCTTGGCGGCGGCCCAGGCCTGCCGGGCCTCGGGCAGGCGGTCGAGGTCGGCGAGGATGTCGCCGATGCGGCTGAGCGACTCCGCCTCGGCCCAGCGGTCGCCGGCGCTGCGGCAGGCGGCCAGGGCGAGCCGGAGTTCCCGCAGCGCGGTGTCGCGGTGACCGCGGTCGGCGTGCACGGCGGCCATCTTCATCAGCACCCACGACTTCGCGCCGAGGGCGCCGAGGCTCTCCTGCACAGCGAGCGAGCCGGCCATCGCGCTCAAGGCGTCGTCGAAGCGGCCGCGGGAGCGGTGCACGTCGCCGATGGTGGCCAGGGCGACGCCGACGCCCTCCTGGTCGTCGAACTCCCGGAACAGCTCAAGAGCCTGGGCGGCGTACTCGTCAGCGCGGGCCATGTCGCCGGTGTCGACGGCGAGGAACGCGGTGCAGGCCAGGGTCCACGCCTCGCCGAGCCGGTCGTCGCTCTGCCGCCGCAGCCGCAGCGCCCGCATGTACAGCTGGGTGGACTGGACGAAGTCGCCCATCCGCCGGTACGCCTCGGCCAGGTTGATCGACACGCAGCCCTCGGCGTGCGGGTCGCCGGTCTCCTCGGCGGCGGCCAGCGCGAGTTGCTGGCTGCGTACCCAGATGGTCCACGGCTTGCGGTGCAGCCAGTAGTTCCACAGCGCCACCGCGAGCTTCCACGACGGCGCGCAGGCCCGGTGTTCCAGCCCGAGCTGGATCACCGGCACGAAGTTGGGCAGCTCGGCGTCGCACCAGCTCAGCGCGGCGTCGTGGTCGGCGAACTCCAGCGCCTTCACGGGCGACGGCACGGGGTCGGGGGTCAGCGCGTCGACCCGGAACGGGGCCAGCGCGAGCCCGGCGGCGTACGCGGTCGCCTGGTACCAGGTGACCATGCGGGTGACGGCGGGCCCGCTCTCGTCGGCGGCCACCAGCTCGGCGGCGTACTCCCGGAGCAGGTCGTGCAACCGGTACCGATCACGGCCGATGGTCTGCACGAGATGCACGGCGGCGAGCCGGTCCAGCGTCGTCCGCGCGGCGGCCAGCGGCAGCCCGGCCAGTGCGGCGGCCGCGCCGGCGCCGATGGTCGGCCCCCGGTGCAACCCGAGCAGCCGGAACATCCGCGCGCACTTGTCGTCCAGCCGCCGGTACGACCAGTCGAAGACGGTCCGCACGGCGATCGAGTCGAAGGTCGACAGCACGTCGAGCCGGCCGTCGGCGTCCAGCTCCTCGACCAGGTCCCGAACCAGGTAGTGCGGCTGCGCCAGCACACGTTCGGCGGCGATTCGCAGCGCCAGCGGCAGAAAGCCGCACCGGGCAGCCAGATCGGTGACGGCCTCCGGCTCGGCTTCGGCCCGCTCCTCGCCGATCACCCGACGGATCAAGGCGATCGAGTCGGCCGGGGTCATCGGGCCGAGGGTCACGCGCAGCGCGTCGGTCTGCACGGCGATGCTCGACAGCCGCTCCCGGCTCGTCACCACGACCACGCAGCCCGGGGCGGCCGGTAGCAGCGGCCGGACCTGGGTGGCGTCGGCGGCGTTGTCCAGCACCACCAACAACTTCCGGTCCGCGACCAGCGACCGGAACAGCGCCGAGCAGCGCTCCAGGCTGCTCGGGATGCCGTTGGCCGGCACGCCGAGCGCGGCGAGGAACTCCTCCAGCGCCACCCGCGGCTCCACCGGCCGCTCGTGCGGCGAGTGCCCGCGCAGGTCGATGTACAGCTGACCGTCGGGGAAGCGGTCCACGGCGTGATGGGCCCAGCGCAGCGCCAGCATCGTCTTGCCGGTGCCGGGCGGACCGTCGATGATCACGGCCCGGGCGTCGGCGGTGTCCAGCAGGCTCAGCTGGTCGCCGCGACCGACGAAGCGGCGGATGCCGGCGGGCAGCTGGGCCGGTCGCACCGCGGCCTCGGCGTTGGCCAGCGCGACCAACGCGCCGTCGGCGCCGAGGGTGTCGTCGCAGGCCCGGGCCAGCTCCGGCGACGGCGGCCGGCCGTTCTCGACCTTGCTCAGGTAGCCCGGGGTGAAGCTGATGATCTTGGACAGGTCGCGCAGGGACAGGCCGCGCTGCTGGCGCAGCCGGCGCAACTCCGGCCCGAACAGCGCCGCCGCGCCCTCGGTTCTGCCGCCTCGCCCCATGTCCCTACCCCGGGTCGGTACCGGACACGAGTCTACGTCGCGGATGCCGTAAACCGGGGTGGTCCGAGGGCAGGGTCGCGC includes these proteins:
- a CDS encoding ATP-binding protein, which gives rise to MGRGGRTEGAAALFGPELRRLRQQRGLSLRDLSKIISFTPGYLSKVENGRPPSPELARACDDTLGADGALVALANAEAAVRPAQLPAGIRRFVGRGDQLSLLDTADARAVIIDGPPGTGKTMLALRWAHHAVDRFPDGQLYIDLRGHSPHERPVEPRVALEEFLAALGVPANGIPSSLERCSALFRSLVADRKLLVVLDNAADATQVRPLLPAAPGCVVVVTSRERLSSIAVQTDALRVTLGPMTPADSIALIRRVIGEERAEAEPEAVTDLAARCGFLPLALRIAAERVLAQPHYLVRDLVEELDADGRLDVLSTFDSIAVRTVFDWSYRRLDDKCARMFRLLGLHRGPTIGAGAAAALAGLPLAAARTTLDRLAAVHLVQTIGRDRYRLHDLLREYAAELVAADESGPAVTRMVTWYQATAYAAGLALAPFRVDALTPDPVPSPVKALEFADHDAALSWCDAELPNFVPVIQLGLEHRACAPSWKLAVALWNYWLHRKPWTIWVRSQQLALAAAEETGDPHAEGCVSINLAEAYRRMGDFVQSTQLYMRALRLRRQSDDRLGEAWTLACTAFLAVDTGDMARADEYAAQALELFREFDDQEGVGVALATIGDVHRSRGRFDDALSAMAGSLAVQESLGALGAKSWVLMKMAAVHADRGHRDTALRELRLALAACRSAGDRWAEAESLSRIGDILADLDRLPEARQAWAAAKALYEDIGDPARAAALQARADPEKLGA
- a CDS encoding IS982 family transposase — its product is MTTDLNTLLTALYVKIDDHLGRPTRTGRPPRLTDAELLTLAVAQALLGIRSEARWLRFLPRHLPGAFTYLPQQSGYNKRLRNAVPLLKHVIRMLALDTDLWTDATWIVDSTPVECGRSRETAKRSELAGWAGYGYCSSHSRFFWGLRLHLICTPPGLPITWALAHPKLDERQVLMAILDHDPTVLADRPGLLIIADKGYVSRELDAYLTERGVRLLRPSYRNRTPHPAQHLLKPVRQLIESVNDTLKGQLDLELHGGRTIDGVTARIAQRLLALTAAIWHNRATGQPVTRFLIAFDH
- a CDS encoding N-acetylglucosamine kinase; the encoded protein is MANTEGYLVGVDAGGTTTRALVADLSGGRVGTGRAGGANPNSHPPEVAAEQVAASIAAALASAGVPADRVRAGVLGLAGASKLADDRVAALFDAAWHGAGLKCGLRVVTDAEAAFAAGTASSDGTVLVAGTGSAAARIVNRRQVAIAGGFGWLLGDEGSAFWLGRQSVRATLRTLATGAALGVLARSVLSSVLAIQDVSGDPVLRRSVVSRLITAVNAEPPIHLARLAPLVAAAAEAHDPLAGEIVDEAVEWLVRTARDARSAGERTPVVVIGSVAASGGVLGERLRTALEEACGGEVSVAQDGAAGAAWLASLELLGPAALSLRPQLLDE
- a CDS encoding enolase C-terminal domain-like protein, with product MARVVALDVLDIRFPTSLELDGSDAMNPDPDYSAAYVTLRTDEGPDGYGLAFTIGRGNDVQAAAIRALAPHVVGRPVPEDAAALAALSAELIGDSQLRWLGPEKGVVHMAIGAVVNAAWDLASRRAGLPLWRFLAGMTPEEIVGLVDFRYLSDALTPDEALSILRKAEPTRAGRIAQLTEQGFPAYTTSPGWLGYSDEKLTRLAKQAIAEGFNMIKLKVGGDLDDDVRRMKLAREVVGAGVRVAVDANQRWDTDVAIRWMRELAPYSPYWIEEPTSPDDVLAHRAIADALAPIKIATGEHVQNRVVFKQLLQAGAIDVVQIDACRVGGVNENIAILLLAAKFGVPVCPHAGGVGLCELVRHLSFFDYAAVSASLDGRVIEWVDHLHEHFTDPASVVGGRYLAPAQPGFSARLHEETLSRYVYPDGPVWTEVVA
- a CDS encoding sugar ABC transporter ATP-binding protein, giving the protein MNAVEASNITKRFGQTVALDDVHITVADGETHALVGRNGAGKSTLVSMLTGLSRPDSGEITFRGEPAPPLSDRQAWRTKVACVYQKSTIIPTLTVAENLFINRQNLDGGPVISWSRLRRTAGDLLSEYGVDVDPNADAADLTVEQRQLVEIARALSFGAKFIILDEPTAQLDGPAIERLFERMRSLRAAGVTFLFISHHLQEIFEICQTVTVFRDARHIVTSPVADLSKDQLVEAMTGEAVGLGSGSARPAVGGQSILDVKGLALGKHFSGIDLSIRKGEVVGIAGSASSGKVELGEVIVGLRAADTGTVAVQGKPLKPGSVPAALAGGVGFVPEDRHKEGFVPGMSIAENATFPIAARLGRFGAISGRRRTEVAEKMIGDLAIKTSGPEQDVADLSGGNQQKVVMARALSSDPELLVLMDPTAGVDVKSKENLLDAVDRAAAAGAAVLVISDELDDLRPCDRVLVMFHGSVAGEFPAGWTDNELVSAIEGIGESSGE
- a CDS encoding sugar ABC transporter substrate-binding protein, which encodes MDKRSILTVAVCVALAGTLAACNRGDAAGGGDSGSVGPIGVDFPRADTDFWNSYNKYVPTMAKDLGINLMTPTNSQNDITKLVSNVQALTAQGAKAIVMAPQDTGAIASTITQLNQQKIPVVTVDTRPDKGGAYMVVRADNKAYGEKACKYLGEKLQGKGKVVEFEGDLSSINGRDRSEAFGDCMKQNYPGITVLAEPTNWEGAKASAALQTDLTANPDINGIYMQAGGAFLAATLQLLKSTNHLIPAGQPGHITIVSNDGIPQEFDAIRQGQIDATVSQPADLYAKWALFYAKAAVEGKTFKPGATDHNSTILDVGGGQLEDQLPAPLVTKDNVDDKSLWGNQVAK
- a CDS encoding SDR family NAD(P)-dependent oxidoreductase, which codes for MTDFAGLAAIVTGGASGIGRATAELLAARGARVAALDINPDQVTEPLVGIRCDVTDDASVRAAVADAAERFGRIDIVINNAGIGAQGDVAANDDAQWHQVLDVNVIGMARVSRAALPWLRQSPSAAIVNTCSIAAWAGLPQRALYSASKGAVYGLTLAMAADHVREGIRVNAVAPGTVDTPWVGRLLDAAPDPAAERAALQARQPSGRLVSADEVAHAICYLASPLSGSTAGTVLAVDGGMYGLRLRPPS
- a CDS encoding fumarylacetoacetate hydrolase family protein, whose amino-acid sequence is MQLLRLGAPGSERPAVRTEEGVIHDLTPVTADIDGAFLGGDGVARVRAALTAGELPVMDDTGLRVGPPLTGIGKIVCIGLNYSDHAEETGAATPAEPVVFLKTPDTVVGPYDEVLVPRRSVKTDWEVELGVVIGRTARYLDTDEEALACVAGYVLSHDVSEREFQTERGGTWDKGKNCETFNPLGPYLVPAEDVGDPQRLGLRLWVNGELKQDSSTKNMIFPVAEVIRYLSQFMVLRPGDLINTGTPAGVALGQPDPKPYLRAGDVVELEIDGLGKQRQTFGAA